A genome region from Hevea brasiliensis isolate MT/VB/25A 57/8 chromosome 7, ASM3005281v1, whole genome shotgun sequence includes the following:
- the LOC110652460 gene encoding chaperone protein dnaJ 20, chloroplastic yields the protein MSSGMISAGSHASFHTISKPKISTKKSFLEPSSHLSFNTHFQKSSFSLRTHSKSIRTSPIKAYAAAIDGVYINSQSFYDLLGIPKSGTLSEIKKAYKQLARKYHPDVSPPERKEEYTKKFIQVQEAYETLSDPKSRTLYDRDMARGLDLRTMFSTTKRSRYNEGLDARDDWEQRWQSQLAELIRKSNAKDLESISWGARMRRQRSYCH from the exons ATGAGTAGTGGAATGATCTCTGCTGGAAGCCATGCTAGCTTCCACACAATCTCAAAACCCAAAATCTCAACCAAAAAATCCTTTCTTGAGCCATCTTCTCACCTTAGCTTCAATACCCATTTCCAAAAATCAAGCTTTTCCCTCAGAACACATTCCAAATCCATCAGGACCAGTCCGATTAAGGCCTACGCCGCTGCTATTGATGGCGTTTATATAAACTCCCAGAGTTTCTACGATTTGTTGGGCATCCCCAAGAGTGGAACGCTCTCGGAGATTAAGAAAGCTTATAAACAACTTGCCAGGAAGTACCATCCTGATGTTTCACCTCCGGAACGTAAAGAGGAGTACACGAAGAAGTTTATTCAGGTTCAGGAGGCTTATGAGACCTTGTCGGATCCCAAAAGCAGAACTTTATATGACAGAGATATGGCCAGAGGCCTAGACTTGCGTACCATGTTCTCTACTACAAAGCGATCCCGCTACAATGAG GGATTGGATGCTAGAGATGATTGGGAACAGAGATGGCAATCTCAGCTGGCAGAGCTAATAAGAAAGAGCAATGCTAAAGATTTAGAAAGCATATCCTGGGGAGCTAGAATGCGGAGACAAAGAAGTTACTGCCATTAA